TGGCGGCGGGCGTAGGCGTCGAGAATGTCCGCGCGGCGCTGCCAGCGCGTTTCCGGCAACCGCTCGCCGGTGCGTTGCCAGTGGCGGATACGTGCCGGCAACGCCGGGTCGGCAAGCACCGCGCGGCCCAGCATCACGTCCTCGCAGCCCGACAGGCTGCGCGCCTTCCAGTAGTCGGCGAGCGTCCAGATATCGCCGTTGGCGATCACCGGGATGGTCAGCCGCTGGCGAATGCGCGCGATCCATTCCCAGTGCGCCGGAGGCCGGTAGCCCTCGTTGCGGGTCCGCGCGTGGACCACCAGATGTCGGGCGCCGCCGTCCTCGGCGGCCTGGGCGCAGGCCAGCGCCAGACGCCGGTCGGCGAAGCCCAGGCGGATCTTGGCGGTCACCGGTATCCGCTCGCCGACCGCCTCGCTCACCGCCGACACCACCCGCTGGACCCGCTGCGGATCACGCAGCAGCGAGGCGCCGCCATCGTGACGGTTGACGGTCTTGGCCGGGCAGCCGAAATTCAGATCCAGGCCGGTGGCGCCCAGGCGCAGCGCCTGGCGGGCATTGGCCGCCAGCGCCGCGGGGTCGGAGCCCAGCAGCTGCAGATGCACCGGCACGCCGCTCGGCGTCGCCACCGCGTCCTGGCGGGCCTGACGTCGGTCCGGGTGAAGCTCCGGGCAGTGCTTGTAGAACACCCGCGGCGGCAGTCGCGCATCGACCACCCGCACGAATTCGGTCACCGTCCAGTCAAGGCCCTTGTCTCGCGTCAACAGATCGCGGGTCACGGCATCGATGACGCCTTCCATGGGCGCCAAGCCGATTCGGCCGGGATGAAGTAGCTTGGCCACGTGGCAACCTAACTCTGAGTATGTGAGACGCCGTGAACTCAGGCGGGACATTGTACCCGTCGCAGTGCGACGGCGAGACGCGGAACCGATAGCGCATCAGGCCGCGATACTGGGCTGACGCATCACGCCCATCACCAGGCCGAGCACCTGGACGTCATCGTTCTTCAGATAGATCGGCGGCATGCTG
The genomic region above belongs to Halomonas zincidurans B6 and contains:
- a CDS encoding tRNA dihydrouridine synthase — its product is MEGVIDAVTRDLLTRDKGLDWTVTEFVRVVDARLPPRVFYKHCPELHPDRRQARQDAVATPSGVPVHLQLLGSDPAALAANARQALRLGATGLDLNFGCPAKTVNRHDGGASLLRDPQRVQRVVSAVSEAVGERIPVTAKIRLGFADRRLALACAQAAEDGGARHLVVHARTRNEGYRPPAHWEWIARIRQRLTIPVIANGDIWTLADYWKARSLSGCEDVMLGRAVLADPALPARIRHWQRTGERLPETRWQRRADILDAYARRQCETLPEKVVVALLKQWLNQMRGRDDEAARRFQALRRETRLAPFLAGLHGAPEVSETALAD